A single genomic interval of Pseudopipra pipra isolate bDixPip1 chromosome 29, bDixPip1.hap1, whole genome shotgun sequence harbors:
- the UBE2Q1 gene encoding LOW QUALITY PROTEIN: ubiquitin-conjugating enzyme E2 Q1 (The sequence of the model RefSeq protein was modified relative to this genomic sequence to represent the inferred CDS: deleted 1 base in 1 codon), whose translation MPGAPWSSRFPSVCPGLPWIPLCRGPPGPPGPSWPPRSPLCPGPPHSSPAPPVPPGLSPLPPVPPWCPHVTPPGWRWGSPLAPPPFSTPPVLPVRHFRSRRTALPVGSAPPVPAAALPGAGPSRRHLGPAPGLRRRRRLSGSLHGKMQRAGPEEAAGAQAAAGGPGRSGAEVAAAPAGRLLRRELRLLESIFHRGHERFRIGSACPDEISCEFVPGAGARAGASASRGPPPGPVRIHCNITESYPAVPPIWSVESDDPNLAAILERLVEVRKGNTLLLQHLKRIISDLCKLYNLPQHPDVEMLDQPLPAEQSTQEEVSSEEEDEEMPEDTEDLDHYEMKEEEPADGRKTEDEGIGKENLAILEKIKKNQRQDYLNGAVSGSVQATDRLMKELRDIYRSPSFKGGYYAVELVNDSLYDWNVKLLKVDEDSALHSDLQILKEKEGTDFILLNFSFKDNFPFDPPFVRVVSPVLSGGYVLGGGAICMELLTKQGWSSAYSIESVIMQISATLVKGKARVQFGANKNQYSLTRAQQSYKSLVQIHEKNGWYTPPKEDG comes from the exons ATGCCCGGTGCCCCCTGGTCGTCCCGGTTCCCCTCGGTGTGCCCCGGTCTCCCCTGGATCCCCCTATGTCGGGGTCCCCCCGGTCCCCCTGGTCCCTCCTGGCCCCCCCGGTCCCCACTGTGCCCCGGTCCCCCCCACTCCTCTCCggcccccccggtgccccctgGGCTCAGCCCCCTGCCCCCGGTGCCCCCCTGGTGCCCCCACGTGACCCCTCCCGGGTGGAGGTGGGGCTCTCCACTGGCCCCGCCCCCTTTCTCCACTCCCCCGGTGCTCCCGGTCCGTCACTTCCGTTCCCGTCGCACGGCGCTTCCGGTGGGCTCGGCCCCGCCCGTTCCGGCAGCAGCACTTCCGGGAGCGGGGCCGtcccgccgccatcttgggcCGGCtccggggctgcggcggcggcggcggctg aGCGGGTCCCTCCATGGGAAGATGCAGCGGGCGGGGCcggaggaggcggcgggggcgcaggcggcggcggggggTCCCGGGCGGAGCGGCGCCGAGGTggcggcggcccccgccgggcGGCTCCTGAGGCGGGAGTTGCGGCTGCTCGAGTCCATCTTCCACCGCGGCCACGAGCGGTTCCGCATCGGCAGCGCCTGCCCGGACGAGATCAGCTGCGAGTTCGTACCAGGGGCCGGAGCCCGCGCCGGCGCCTCCGCCTCCCGGGGGCCGCCGCCGGGGCCGGTCCGTATCCACTGCAACATCACG gaGTCTTATCCAGCTGTGCCCCCGATCTGGTCTGTGGAGTCGGACGATCCCAACCTGGCAGCTATCCTGGAGAGGCTGGTGGAAGTCAGGAAAGGAAACACGCTG ctgctgcagcacctgaaGAGAATAATCTCTGACCTCTGCAAACTCTACAACCTCCCCCAACACCCAGATGTTGAAATGCTGGACCAGcctctgccagcagaacaa AGCACACAGGAAGAGGTGTCCtctgaagaggaagatgaggagaTGCCAGAG gaCACTGAGGACTTGGACCACTATGAGATGAAAGAGGAGGAGCCGGCAGATGGGAGGAAGACAGAGGATGAAGGCATTGGGAAGGAAAACCTGGCcattttagagaaaataaaaaagaaccaGAGGCAAGATTACTTAAAT GGTGCAGTGTCTGGGTCTGTGCAGGCCACCGACCGGCTAATGAAGGAGCTCAGGGATATTTACCGATCACCAAGTTTCAAGGGCG GATACTATGCAGTTGAACTAGTGAATGACAGCCTGTACGATTGGAACGTCAAACTCCTGAA GGTTGACGAGGACAGCGCTTTGCACAGCGATCTCCAGATCctcaaagagaaagaaggaacagATTTCATCCTCCTCAACTTCTCCTTTAAA GATAACTTTCCTTTTGATCCACCGTTCGTAAGGGTTGTGTCCCCGGTGCTGTCAGGGGG GTATGTTCTGGGTGGCGGTGCCATCTGCATGGAGCTGCTCACCAAACAG ggctggagcagcgcCTACTCCATCGAGTCGGTGATCATGCAGATCAGCGCGACGCTGGTGAAAGGGAAAGCACGAGTACAATTCGGAGCCAACAAG AACCAGTACAGCCTGACAAGAGCACAGCAGTCCTACAAGTCCCTGGTTCAGATCCATGAGAAGAATG GCTGGTACACACCACCCAAGGAGGATGGCTAG
- the CHRNB2 gene encoding neuronal acetylcholine receptor subunit beta-2 has product MALLRVLCLLAALRRSLGTDTEERLVEYLLDPARYNKLIRPATNGSELVTVQLMVSLAQLISVHEREQIMTTNVWLTQEWEDYRLTWKPEDFDNMKKVRLPSKHIWLPDVVLYNNADGMYEVSFYSNAVISYDGSIFWLPPAIYKSACKIEVKHFPFDQQNCTMKFRSWTYDRTEIDLVLKSEVASLDDFTPSGEWDIVALPGRRNENPEDSTYVDITYDFIIRRKPLFYTINLIIPCILITSLAILVFYLPSDCGEKMTLCISVLLALTVFLLLISKIVPPTSLDVPLVGKYLMFTMVLVTFSIVTSVCVLNVHHRSPTTHTMPPWVRTLFLHKLPVLLFMKQPRQNCARQRLRQRRHTQERAAATTLFLHAGTRTCACYANPGTAKAEGLNGYRERQGQAPAPAPSCSCGLEEAVDGVRFIADHMRSEDDDQSVSEDWKYVAMVIDRLFLWIFVFVCVFGTVGMFLQPLFQNYTTNSLLQLGQGTPTSK; this is encoded by the exons ATGGCGCTGCTCCGCGTCCTCTGCCTGCTCGCCGCGCTCAGAC GGAGCCTGGGCACAGACACAGAGGAGCGGCTGGTGGAGTATCTGCTGGACCCCGCGCGGTACAACAAATTGATCCGGCCGGCAACCAACGGCTCCGAGCTGGTGACCGTGCAGCTCATGGTGTCGCTGGCGCAGCTCATCAGCGTG caTGAGCGGGAACAGATTATGACCACGAACGTCTGGCTGACCCAG GAGTGGGAGGACTATCGCCTCACCTGGAAGCCGGAGGACTTTGACAACATGAAGAAGGTCCGCCTGCCCTCCAAGCACATCTGGCTGCCTGATGTGGTGCTTTACAACAA TGCCGATGGGATGTATGAGGTGTCCTTCTACTCGAACGCCGTGATCTCCTACGATGGCAGCATCTTCTGGTTGCCGCCCGCCATCTACAAGAGCGCCTGCAAGATCGAGGTGAAGCATTTCCCCTTCGACCAGCAGAACTGCACCATGAAGTTCCGCTCCTGGACCTATGACCGCACTGAGATTGACCTGGTACTGAAGAGCGAGGTGGCCAGCCTGGATGACTTCACGCCCAGTGGTGAGTGGGACATTGTGGCGCTGCCAGGGCGGCGCAACGAGAACCCTGAAGACTCCACCTACGTGGACATCACCTACGACTTCATCATCCGTCGCAAGCCGCTCTTCTACACGATCAACCTCATCATCCCCTGTATCCTCATCACCTCCCTGGCCATCCTTGTCTTTTACCTCCCGTCCGACTGTGGGGAGAAGATGACACTCTGCATCTCCGTCCTGCTTGCCCTCACTGTCTTCCTCCTGCTCATCTCCAAGATCGTGCCACCCACCTCGCTGGACGTGCCGCTGGTGGGCAAGTACCTCATGTTCACCATGGTGCTGGTGACCTTCTCCATTGTCACCAGTGTCTGCGTCCTCAACGTGCACCACCGCTCACCCACCACGCACACCATGCCACCCTGGGTCCGCACCCTCTTCCTCCACAagctcccagtgctgcttttCATGAAGCAGCCGCGGCAGAACTGCGCCCGCCAGCGCCTGCGCCAGCGCCGACACACCCAGGAGCGCGCAGCCGCCACCACCCTCTTCCTCCATGCTGGCACCCGCACCTGCGCCTGCTACGCCAaccctggcactgccaaggccGAGGGGCTCAACGGCTACCGGGAGCGGCAGGGGCAGGCACCGGCCCCCGcacccagctgcagctgtgggctggaggagGCGGTGGACGGCGTGCGCTTCATTGCTGACCACATGCGCAGTGAGGACGATGACCAGAGC GTGAGCGAGGACTGGAAGTACGTGGCCATGGTCATCGACCGCCTCTTCTTGTGGATCTTCGTCTTCGTCTGTGTCTTTGGTACCGTTGGCATGTTCCTCCAGCCCCTCTTCCAGAACTACACCACCaactccctgctgcagcttggCCAGGGCACCCCCACCTCCAAATAG